CGCGCTTGAGGTCGTCGATCACGCGCTTGAGCAGGAAGTTGCCGAAGCTCACGCCGCGCAGGCCCTTCTGCGTCGCACTGATCGAATAGAAGATCGCGGTGTTCGCCCGGCTCGCGTCGGCGAGCGGCGCCTCGATGTCGAGCAGGCGCTGCACGTCGTCGGCGATCTCCTCGAGCAGCGCCACCTGCACGAAGATCAGCGGCTCGAGCGGCATGCGCGGGTGGAAGAACGCATAGCAGCGGCGGTCGGAGTCGAGCCGGTTCTTGAGATCCTTCCATGAGCGGATCTCATGCACCGCCTCGTATTCGACCAGTTTCTCGAGCAGCGCGGCGGGCGAGCTCCAGGTGATGCGCTGCAGCTCGAGGAAGCCGACGTCGAACCATGCCGACAGGCGGGTCTCGAGTTCGCGGTCGAGCGGCTTGAGCAGCGGATCCTCGGTGATGAAGCGCAGCAGGTCGGCGCGCAGGTCGACCAGGAACTTGACCCCCTGCGGGATCGCGTTGAACTGGGTCAGGATGCGCAGGCGACGCGAGCGCATCGCGGTGCGCAGGCGGGCCTCGGCGTCCCACTGGGCGGGCGTGCCGACCGCGGCCTGGTAGGCCTCGTGGGCGCTCGCCACCTGCTGCGGGTCCGGGCCGAAGCCATGGGCGATCAGCTTCAGGAAGGCGTGTCGGCCCGCGTCGTCGAGGCGCAGGTAGGTCTCCGCCAGACGGGCCGCGCGCTGACGGGTGGATACCTCTCCGCCGCGTCCTTCGGCGCATTCCTGCAACTGGACGCGGATGCGCTCCAGATCGTCCGCTTCCGGTGGCTTGCCGAAGTGCGTGGCACTGGCTACCAGCTCGCGCACCTTGTTCAGCCCGCGAGATACCAGTCCTGCCCCCGCCATCGTGTCCTCCTGCCCGATTCAGCTTAGATATTTTGTTGCGATCATAGCTCTCTTTGGGCACAAGCTAGCGCGATCTGTTTCCTGCCCATGTGCGAATTTCACGCATGGTGTGCAATATTCCGCACCCCCTGATCGTGCTTGTGCGCCGTGCCTCGATATGCCATCGTGAATCCGGAATGCGATTGTGCATGCCCGTCACTCGACACGGGCGCGGGCGCGGGCGATGAGGGCCGATGGCGAGATGTCGCTACGATTGCTGGTGGTGATTCCGGAGGGGGAGGGTGCGGTCGAGCGCGAGCTCGCCGGCACGCAGTCGCCCGCGCTGCGGGTGGTCGGCCGAGCGTGCTCCGAAAGCCAGGCATTGCAGAGCTATTTTCAGTGCACCCCGGACGTGGTCGTCCTCGACTGCCGGGTCGCGCCGGCGGAGCCGGCGCGGCTCGTCGGCCTTCTCAAGCGGGTGGCGCCCGGCAGCTGCATCGTCGCGCTGGTGCAGGCGGAAGACTCGGTGGCCGCCTCGGCCGCGCGTGCGCTCGGTGCGGATGCGATCGGGCTGCTCGCCGAGCTTCCCGTCCTGCTGGGGCGCCTGTCCGCCGCCGATGCGGTCTGAACCCGCCGTCTCAGCGCGGTGCGCGCCGCGCGGCGGCTGCCAGCATCAGGCCGCCGACCGCCATCATCGGTACGCACAGCCATTGCGCGGTCGACAGTCCGAGCGACAGGGTGCCGAAGATGCCCGGATCGGGGGTGCGGAAGAATTCGGCGACGAAGCGCAGTCCGCCGTAGCCGATCAGGAACACCGCCGATACCGCGCGCAGCGGCCGCGGGCTGGCGGAGTAGAACCACAGGATCAGGAACAGCAGCAGGCCTTCGCCCGCGGCCTGGTAGAGCTGTGAGGGGTGGCGCGGCACCGCGTCCACCCACGGGAACACCATGGCCCACGGCAGCTCGCCGTCCACCGGCCGGCCCCACAGCTCGCCGTTGATGAAGTTGCCGATCCGCCCCGCGGCCAGCCCGGTCGGCACCAGCGGCGCGATGAAGTCGGTGACCTGCCAGAAGCCCTTGCCGTGGCGGTGGCCGTACAGCCACATCGCCGCCAGCACGCCGAGGAAGCCGCCGTGGAAGCTCATGCCGCCCTTCCACACCGCGAGGATCTCGCCCGGGTTCGCAAGGTAGTAGCCGGGCTGGAAGAACAGCACCTCGCCCAGTCGTCCGCCCACGATCACCCCGATCACGCCGTACAGCAGCAGGTCGTCGATCGCCTGCGCGTTCCATCCCAGTTCCGGGCGGCGGCGGGCATGCGCGCGCCCGAGGACGACGAAGAGCACGAAGGCGAGCAGGTACATCAGGCCGTACCAGCGCACCGAGAGCGGGCCGATGGAAAGGGCGACGGGGTCGAACTGGGGGTGGATCAGCATGGAGATGTGTGGTGGAGGGCGTGAGGAGGGCGCGCCGCCCTGCCGGGCGGCATCCTTGCCGGCCAGGCGTCAGTCGAACTGCTTGCGGAAGGCCGCGAACTCGTTGCGCAGCGTGTCGAGGTCCTCACGCAGACGCTGCAACTCGTCCTCGAGTTCCGCAATCCGTCCGCGTCCGCCGCCTGCGCCGCCCCCGGCGGACTGCGCCTCCGCCATCTCCTGCACCGCAGCCTCTCCGCCGAGCAGATGCACGTGTCGGGTCTCCTTGGTGCCGGGCGCGCGCGGCAGGGCCGCCGCCAGCGGCGGGTACTTTTCCGCCAGATGCTCCAGCACCGCCTCGACCGCGGCGACGTCCTCGAAGCGGTGCAGGCGCTCGCAGCGCTGGCGCAGCTCGCCGGCGGTCTGCGCGCCGCGCAGCATCAGGATGGCCAGCACCGACTGTTCGGCCGGCGGCAGCGAATGGCGCAGGCGCACCAGGTGCTCGTACTTGGCGACGCGCGCGCTGGCCTGGTCGCGCTTGGAGACCAGGCGGCGGGCGATCAGGCTGTCGACCGCGGCCTGCACTTCGGCCTCGCTCAGGTTCAGGACCGGTTCGCGCGCGGTGAGCTGGTTGCAACCGGTGGTGATGGCGTTGATCGACAGCGGGTAGGCGTCGGGGGTGATGAAGGATTTCTCGATCAGCACGCCCAGCACCCGGATCTCGTTGGCGTCCAGGTCGAAGCCGGCTTCCTTGTCCGTGGCGGCAGCGGGGGTCGGGTCGTGCATGGGCTCTCCTGGCGGGTGACGAGACTGCGGATGATACGCATGCTTCGCGGTGCGCGTTAGAATCAGCACCTTTCCCGCTGATCTTCCGGAGCGCCTCCATGCCCCAGTACCGTTCCCGCACCTCCACCGCCGGCCGCAACATGGCGGGCGCCCGCGCCCTGTGGCGCGCCACCGGCATGAAGGACGAGGACTTCAGCAAGCCGATCATCGCGATCGCCAACAGCTTCACCCAGTTCGTGCCCGGCCACGTGCACCTGAAGGATCTCGGCCAGCTCGTCGCGCGCGAGATCGAGGCCGCCGGCGGCGTCGCCAAGGAATTCAACACCATCGCGGTCGATGACGGCATCGCCATGGGTCACGGCGGCATGCTGTATTCGCTGCCCTCGCGCGAACTGATTGCCGACAGCGTCGAGTACATGTGCAACGCCCACACCGCCGACGCCCTGGTGTGCATCTCGAACTGCGACAAGATCACCCCGGGCATGCTGATGGCCGCGCTGCGCCTCAACATCCCGGCGATCTTCGTCTCCGGCGGGCCGATGGAGGCCGGCAAGGTCAAGTGGGAAGCCAAGGTCATCTCGCTCGACCTGGTCGATGCGATGGTCAAGGCCGCCGACAAGTCGTGCTCGGACGAGGAGGTCGACGCCATCGAGCGCTCCGCCTGCCCGACCTGCGGTTCGTGTTCGGGCATGTTCACCGCGAACTCGATGAACTGCCTCACCGAGGCGCTCGGCCTGTCGCTGCCGGGCAATGGCACCACGCTGGCCACCCACGCCGACCGCGAGCGCCTGTTCAGGGAAGCCGGCCGTCGCATCGTCGACCTCGCCCGCCGCTACTACGAAAAGGACGACGCCTCGGTGCTGCCGCGCTCGATCGCCAGCTTCAAGGCCTTCGAGAACGCGATGAGCCTGGACGTGGCCATGGGCGGCTCGACCAACACCGTGCTCCACCTGCTCGCCGCCGCGCGCGAGGCCGGCGTGGACTTCACCATGAAGGACATCGACCACGTCAGCCGCCGCGTGCCCTGCCTGTGCAAGGTCGCGCCGGCGATTGCCGACGTGCACATCGAGGACGTGCATCGTGCCGGCGGCATCATGAGCATCCTCGGCGAGCTCGACCGCGCCGGCCTGCTGCACACCGACGTGCCCACCGTGCACAGCGCCTCGATGGCCGAGGCGCTCGACAAGTGGGACATCAAGCGCACTTCCGACGAGGCGGTGCACACCTTCTACCGCGCTGCGCCCGGCGGCGTGCCGACCCAGGTCGCCTTCAGCCAGGATCGGCGCTGGAAGGCGCTCGACGCCGACCGCGAGCACGGCATCATCCGCAACAAGGAACACGCCTTCACCGCCGATGGCGGCCTCGCCGTGCTCTACGGCAACATCGCCGAGAAGGGCTGCATCGTGAAGACCGCCGGCGTGGATGAATCCATCTGGAAATTCACCGGCAAGGCCCGCGTGTACGAGAGCCAGGAAGACGCGGTCGAGGGGATCCTCGGCGAGCAGGTGCAGGCCGGCGACGTGGTGGTGATCCGCTACGAAGGCCCCAAGGGCGGCCCCGGCATGCAGGAGATGCTGTACCCGACCTCCTACCTCAAGAGCCGCGGCCTCGGCGCGCAGTGCGCGCTGCTCACCGACGGGCGCTTCTCCGGCGGCACCTCCGGCCTGTCGATCGGCCATGCTTCTCCCGAGGCGGCCTGCGGCGGCGCGATCGCGCTGGTCGAGGACGGTGACACGATCGAGATCGACATCCCGAACCGTCGCATCCATCTGGCGATTGCCGACGCCGAACTCGCGCGTCGTCGCGCAGCGATGGAGGCCAGGGGCGCGGCGGCGTGGAAGCCGGCCAAGCGCGAGCGCGTGGTCTCGGCCGCGCTGCAGGCCTATGCGGCGCTCACCACCTCGGCCGACACCGGCGCGGTGCGCGACGTCACCCAGGTCCAGCGCTGATTGCCCCGAGCGGATTGACCCCTCGTCGGCCGCTCACTACCATCGCCGCCATGGATACCGAATTCGCCCAGCTCGAAGCCCAGCTCGAGCAACTGATCAGCCGCTATGAACGCCTGAAGGCCGACAACGCCGCCCTGCGCGGCCGCGTCGTCCAGCTCGAGGGCGAGAATCGCCGGCTCGCCGACAAGGTCCGCCTCGCTGCGGACCGCCTCGAGAGCCTGCTCGACAAACTGCCGGAGGCCTGAAGCGATGTCCGCCGATCACCTCGACATGATGCTGCTGGGGAAGGAGTACCGCATTTCCTGCACCCCGGAGAGTCGCGATGAGCTTCTCGCAACCGTCGCCTATCTAGACGACAAGTTCCGCGAACTGGGGGCGAAAACGAACTCTTCCGGCGAAAAGCTCGCGGTCATGACCGCGCTGAACATCGCCCACGAGTTCCTCCAGTACCAGCGTGGAACCGGGTTTGA
This genomic stretch from Thauera sp. GDN1 harbors:
- a CDS encoding malonyl-CoA decarboxylase; this encodes MAGAGLVSRGLNKVRELVASATHFGKPPEADDLERIRVQLQECAEGRGGEVSTRQRAARLAETYLRLDDAGRHAFLKLIAHGFGPDPQQVASAHEAYQAAVGTPAQWDAEARLRTAMRSRRLRILTQFNAIPQGVKFLVDLRADLLRFITEDPLLKPLDRELETRLSAWFDVGFLELQRITWSSPAALLEKLVEYEAVHEIRSWKDLKNRLDSDRRCYAFFHPRMPLEPLIFVQVALLEEIADDVQRLLDIEAPLADASRANTAIFYSISATQKGLRGVSFGNFLLKRVIDDLKRDFPRLKTFATLSPIPGLVRWVQRNPEEFAGAITPADWKRLAALGITGTDAPILAAMLEGDNAWALDEDICAALREPLLRLAARYLLEARRGDNPVDPVARFHLGNGARVERLDWLADKSEKGLKQSWGMMVNYLYDPDDIEANLENFASEGRIAASTAVRRLARR
- a CDS encoding two-component system response regulator, which translates into the protein MRADGEMSLRLLVVIPEGEGAVERELAGTQSPALRVVGRACSESQALQSYFQCTPDVVVLDCRVAPAEPARLVGLLKRVAPGSCIVALVQAEDSVAASAARALGADAIGLLAELPVLLGRLSAADAV
- the lgt gene encoding prolipoprotein diacylglyceryl transferase; the encoded protein is MLIHPQFDPVALSIGPLSVRWYGLMYLLAFVLFVVLGRAHARRRPELGWNAQAIDDLLLYGVIGVIVGGRLGEVLFFQPGYYLANPGEILAVWKGGMSFHGGFLGVLAAMWLYGHRHGKGFWQVTDFIAPLVPTGLAAGRIGNFINGELWGRPVDGELPWAMVFPWVDAVPRHPSQLYQAAGEGLLLFLILWFYSASPRPLRAVSAVFLIGYGGLRFVAEFFRTPDPGIFGTLSLGLSTAQWLCVPMMAVGGLMLAAAARRAPR
- a CDS encoding YceH family protein — translated: MHDPTPAAATDKEAGFDLDANEIRVLGVLIEKSFITPDAYPLSINAITTGCNQLTAREPVLNLSEAEVQAAVDSLIARRLVSKRDQASARVAKYEHLVRLRHSLPPAEQSVLAILMLRGAQTAGELRQRCERLHRFEDVAAVEAVLEHLAEKYPPLAAALPRAPGTKETRHVHLLGGEAAVQEMAEAQSAGGGAGGGRGRIAELEDELQRLREDLDTLRNEFAAFRKQFD
- the ilvD gene encoding dihydroxy-acid dehydratase — translated: MPQYRSRTSTAGRNMAGARALWRATGMKDEDFSKPIIAIANSFTQFVPGHVHLKDLGQLVAREIEAAGGVAKEFNTIAVDDGIAMGHGGMLYSLPSRELIADSVEYMCNAHTADALVCISNCDKITPGMLMAALRLNIPAIFVSGGPMEAGKVKWEAKVISLDLVDAMVKAADKSCSDEEVDAIERSACPTCGSCSGMFTANSMNCLTEALGLSLPGNGTTLATHADRERLFREAGRRIVDLARRYYEKDDASVLPRSIASFKAFENAMSLDVAMGGSTNTVLHLLAAAREAGVDFTMKDIDHVSRRVPCLCKVAPAIADVHIEDVHRAGGIMSILGELDRAGLLHTDVPTVHSASMAEALDKWDIKRTSDEAVHTFYRAAPGGVPTQVAFSQDRRWKALDADREHGIIRNKEHAFTADGGLAVLYGNIAEKGCIVKTAGVDESIWKFTGKARVYESQEDAVEGILGEQVQAGDVVVIRYEGPKGGPGMQEMLYPTSYLKSRGLGAQCALLTDGRFSGGTSGLSIGHASPEAACGGAIALVEDGDTIEIDIPNRRIHLAIADAELARRRAAMEARGAAAWKPAKRERVVSAALQAYAALTTSADTGAVRDVTQVQR
- a CDS encoding cell division protein ZapA, which produces MSADHLDMMLLGKEYRISCTPESRDELLATVAYLDDKFRELGAKTNSSGEKLAVMTALNIAHEFLQYQRGTGFDMPGMKRRIGLMKARLDGVLGQQDKLF